In Synechococcus sp. CC9616, the following are encoded in one genomic region:
- a CDS encoding metallophosphoesterase — MQGDAIHLASIAVVLLHRRQMLQLLLGTGLGAAAMPSLAKPQAPLRIGLISDLNSGYGSTSYIPAVHQGLHQLIALQPNLVVCAGDMVAGQKHGLTRQQLDAMWSSFEATVLHPLRIAGISLLPTIGNHDGSPGFKADRDAVRRFWMPIRSQIGLDFIDASQFPFHYTVSQQGLFWLIWDASSAHIPDNQLIWAKHQLASSASTRATARFVVGHLPLVGVGQNKDRAGEILNQEDVLQNLMETANVNAYISGHHHAWFSGRRGQLDLIQLGALGSGPRRLLQGGSAPQQTFTLLEINGPGNRITETTYSVATGRPLPWSSLPSTLNTRRGRLLRNRSQRPLNG; from the coding sequence GTGCAAGGTGATGCAATCCATCTTGCTTCGATTGCTGTTGTGCTGCTGCACCGTCGCCAAATGTTGCAGCTGCTGCTTGGAACCGGCCTCGGTGCTGCAGCCATGCCATCGCTCGCCAAACCGCAGGCTCCACTGCGTATCGGACTGATCAGCGACCTCAACAGCGGCTATGGATCAACGAGCTATATCCCCGCCGTCCATCAGGGGTTGCATCAGCTCATCGCTCTTCAACCAAACCTCGTTGTCTGTGCCGGAGACATGGTTGCTGGCCAGAAACACGGCCTCACACGTCAACAGCTTGACGCGATGTGGAGCAGCTTCGAAGCCACTGTGCTTCACCCGCTGCGAATTGCTGGCATTTCTTTGCTTCCCACCATCGGCAATCACGATGGCTCACCGGGATTCAAGGCTGATCGGGACGCTGTACGTCGATTTTGGATGCCAATCCGCTCACAAATAGGCCTTGACTTCATTGATGCCTCCCAATTCCCATTTCATTACACCGTGTCTCAACAAGGGCTGTTTTGGCTGATCTGGGATGCCAGCTCCGCCCACATCCCAGACAACCAGTTGATCTGGGCAAAACATCAATTGGCCTCGTCGGCATCAACACGTGCTACGGCACGTTTTGTCGTAGGCCATTTGCCATTGGTCGGCGTTGGGCAAAACAAAGATCGTGCTGGTGAAATCTTGAACCAAGAGGACGTTCTCCAGAACCTGATGGAGACCGCCAACGTGAACGCGTACATAAGTGGTCATCACCACGCCTGGTTTTCGGGACGCCGTGGCCAACTCGATCTCATTCAACTTGGAGCGCTTGGTAGTGGACCTCGGCGTTTACTGCAAGGAGGCTCTGCACCACAACAAACGTTCACGCTGCTCGAGATCAACGGACCCGGCAACAGAATCACTGAGACCACCTACTCGGTGGCCACAGGACGGCCTCTGCCATGGTCGTCACTTCCATCAACTCTCAACACACGTCGAGGACGGCTCCTGCGCAACCGCTCTCAGAGGCCATTGAACGGTTAG
- a CDS encoding tetratricopeptide repeat protein, producing MPRVTTAFAAALALFLPIGRPLLIGLTPAVGIGAGLLTTQAAYSMTAEDWFDSGVAKFERGDLQGAIADWTKAIEIYPRYAPAYYSRGLAKSLSGDFKSAIPNYTKAIEINPNDAGLYNSRGSAKSRLEEYKGAIEDYTKAIKINPNDAGLYGFRGFVKSQLEYYKGAIDDYTKAIEIDPLNKYFYSNRALSTEFMGDPQGACSDWRKAADLGHTYAIEWVRNEC from the coding sequence ATGCCTCGCGTTACAACTGCGTTTGCTGCTGCCTTAGCCCTGTTCTTGCCAATAGGACGCCCGCTGCTGATTGGGCTGACGCCTGCCGTTGGAATTGGCGCAGGATTGCTGACGACACAGGCAGCCTATTCAATGACTGCTGAGGATTGGTTCGATTCAGGTGTCGCAAAATTTGAACGTGGAGATTTACAAGGAGCTATTGCGGATTGGACTAAGGCAATCGAGATTTATCCTCGATATGCACCCGCCTATTACAGCCGTGGACTTGCCAAAAGTTTATCAGGAGATTTTAAAAGCGCTATTCCTAATTACACCAAGGCAATTGAAATCAATCCTAACGACGCGGGTTTATACAACTCTCGCGGGTCTGCAAAGAGTCGATTAGAGGAATACAAAGGAGCTATTGAGGACTATACAAAGGCAATTAAAATCAATCCAAACGATGCGGGTCTATACGGGTTTCGCGGGTTTGTAAAGAGTCAATTAGAGTATTACAAAGGGGCAATTGATGACTATACAAAGGCGATAGAAATTGATCCTTTGAATAAATATTTTTATAGCAATCGTGCCTTAAGTACAGAATTCATGGGTGATCCACAAGGCGCTTGCTCTGATTGGAGAAAAGCAGCCGATCTCGGACATACCTATGCCATTGAATGGGTAAGAAATGAGTGCTGA
- a CDS encoding tetratricopeptide repeat protein: MTRVTTAFAAALALILPIGRPLLIGLTPAIGIGAGLLTTHAAYAQNAIDLYNSGIDKSESGNLEGAIADFTKAIQINPNYADAYNIRGNTKYDLEDYQGAIADYTTAIQINPNDADAYSNRGTAKYDLEDLQGAIADWTKAIEIYPRYALAYYNRGLAKDNLKDYRGAIADYTKAIEYNPNYAYAYSNRGNIKYELKDHLGAINDYTKAIEIDPDDAEYYINRGIALEIVGGLRSACRDWKKAVDLGDTRPIEWVRNQC; the protein is encoded by the coding sequence ATGACTCGCGTTACAACTGCCTTTGCTGCTGCGTTGGCCCTGATCCTGCCAATAGGACGCCCGTTGCTGATTGGGCTGACTCCTGCCATTGGAATTGGCGCAGGGTTGCTGACGACGCATGCAGCCTATGCACAGAATGCTATAGATCTGTACAATTCAGGGATTGATAAATCAGAAAGTGGAAATTTAGAAGGGGCTATTGCTGATTTTACAAAGGCAATACAAATCAATCCCAATTATGCGGACGCCTATAACATTCGTGGCAATACCAAATATGACTTAGAAGATTATCAAGGAGCTATTGCTGATTACACAACAGCAATACAAATCAATCCCAATGATGCGGACGCCTATAGCAATCGTGGCACTGCCAAATATGACTTAGAAGATTTACAAGGAGCTATTGCTGATTGGACTAAGGCAATCGAGATTTATCCTCGATATGCACTCGCCTATTACAATCGTGGGCTTGCGAAAGACAATTTAAAAGATTATCGAGGTGCAATCGCTGATTACACAAAAGCGATAGAGTACAACCCTAACTATGCGTACGCCTATAGCAATCGTGGCAATATCAAGTACGAATTGAAAGATCATCTTGGAGCTATTAATGACTATACAAAGGCAATAGAAATCGATCCTGATGATGCAGAGTATTACATCAACCGCGGCATTGCTTTAGAAATAGTTGGTGGCCTAAGGAGCGCCTGCAGAGATTGGAAAAAAGCGGTAGATCTAGGGGATACCAGGCCGATTGAATGGGTAAGAAATCAGTGCTGA
- a CDS encoding tetratricopeptide repeat protein, with protein sequence MTRTTTAFAAALALFLPIGRPLLVGLTPAVGIGAALLSTKAAYAQSASDLLNSGVDKAQSGNLQGAIADWTKAIEINPMFAKAYFNRGVAKKNLKDYQASIADYTKAIEIDSEYYHAYTNRGIVLEIEGDLKGACKDWKKAAALGDTLPIKWIRNQC encoded by the coding sequence ATGACTCGCACCACGACTGCCTTTGCTGCTGCGTTGGCCCTGTTCTTGCCAATAGGACGCCCGTTGCTTGTTGGGCTGACTCCTGCTGTTGGAATTGGAGCGGCTCTGCTATCGACTAAGGCAGCCTATGCACAGAGCGCCAGCGATTTGTTGAATTCAGGGGTTGACAAAGCACAAAGCGGAAATCTGCAGGGTGCAATTGCCGACTGGACCAAGGCGATAGAAATTAACCCTATGTTTGCAAAAGCATATTTCAATCGCGGGGTTGCGAAAAAAAATTTAAAGGATTATCAAGCATCAATTGCCGATTACACCAAAGCAATTGAAATAGACTCAGAATATTACCATGCTTATACCAATAGAGGCATTGTTTTAGAAATAGAGGGTGATCTTAAGGGCGCTTGCAAAGACTGGAAAAAAGCGGCAGCACTGGGAGATACCTTGCCAATTAAATGGATTAGAAATCAGTGCTGA
- the glsA gene encoding glutaminase A, producing MNSSSIQRILEDVYARFRDLREGRPADYIPELAKANPDDFGIVIATTDGRLYEVGDTAKDFTIQSISKPFAFGLALKLLSSDHMLAKVGVEPSGDAFNAISLHPVTGIPRNPMINAGAIATTALIWAHDPERAESLLLDFLSDMAGTRKRLSVDEDVFRSERDTGHRNRAIGYLLRNSDVITSSPEQALELYFRQCAVSVSCRDLAVMAATLACQGRNPITNVVGLDAMCNTDVLAVMGSCGMYDYTGQWLYNVGMPAKSGVGGGVMAVVPGRLGIAVYSPPLDTYGNSCRGIAVCEELSKRLELHLFDQPNRAGTVIRSSTSGQKRYSRRWRSKVDFDLLKEHGERIKVLQVQGVLDFAAVEELLAHLEGSTTNESFVVLDLAQVLALPEVSVQLLRDALSNLQKQGICCLACRGEHLKNFWPTEESEAAGWFESLDRALETVENRLLEQLHCTQVAERLPQNSITLLADLGEQNRTRLMPLLERRHYSTNDLLCRKGDAGSELFLVETGLISAGIESSTTSKRIRFATFSSGVCIGEIAFLNNLPRTADLVADEDSTCLVLHRDTFEQLQHEEPEVAIDIILALHRDLARKVDRANQQLSLLEQR from the coding sequence GTGAACTCCTCGTCAATTCAGCGAATCTTGGAGGATGTTTATGCACGCTTTAGAGATCTTCGCGAAGGTCGGCCAGCTGACTACATCCCTGAGTTAGCCAAGGCCAATCCCGACGATTTCGGCATTGTCATCGCCACCACCGATGGTCGCCTTTACGAAGTGGGGGATACAGCGAAGGACTTCACGATTCAGTCGATCTCCAAACCATTCGCGTTTGGGCTGGCCCTGAAGCTCCTCTCCTCAGATCACATGCTCGCGAAGGTGGGAGTTGAGCCCTCTGGCGATGCCTTCAACGCCATCAGCCTTCATCCGGTCACGGGAATTCCCCGTAACCCGATGATCAACGCCGGCGCCATTGCCACCACTGCCCTGATCTGGGCCCACGATCCCGAACGAGCGGAATCGCTTTTGCTGGATTTCCTCTCCGATATGGCTGGCACACGCAAACGCCTCTCTGTTGACGAAGACGTATTCCGTTCCGAGCGGGACACCGGACACCGCAACCGGGCGATCGGATACCTGCTGCGCAACTCTGATGTGATCACATCCTCACCTGAGCAAGCGCTGGAGCTGTATTTCCGACAGTGCGCCGTGTCTGTGAGCTGCCGCGATCTTGCTGTCATGGCGGCCACTCTTGCCTGCCAAGGGCGAAATCCCATCACGAACGTGGTGGGGCTCGATGCCATGTGCAACACCGATGTCCTCGCGGTGATGGGCAGCTGCGGCATGTACGACTACACAGGCCAGTGGCTCTACAACGTGGGCATGCCTGCGAAGAGCGGTGTCGGCGGTGGCGTGATGGCCGTCGTGCCAGGGCGCCTTGGCATCGCTGTGTACTCACCGCCCCTGGATACCTACGGCAACTCCTGCCGGGGCATCGCTGTTTGTGAGGAGCTGTCGAAACGACTCGAGCTGCACCTCTTTGACCAGCCCAATCGTGCTGGAACGGTCATTCGTTCCTCCACCAGTGGCCAAAAGCGCTACTCGCGCCGCTGGCGAAGCAAAGTCGATTTCGATCTCCTGAAAGAACACGGCGAGCGGATCAAGGTGCTGCAGGTGCAAGGGGTTCTTGACTTTGCAGCCGTGGAAGAACTGCTGGCCCACCTCGAAGGCAGCACGACGAATGAGTCGTTCGTCGTGCTCGACCTGGCTCAGGTGTTGGCGTTACCGGAAGTCAGTGTCCAATTGCTGCGCGATGCCCTCAGCAATCTGCAGAAGCAAGGAATTTGTTGTCTGGCATGTCGAGGAGAACACCTCAAAAATTTCTGGCCAACGGAGGAAAGCGAAGCCGCGGGCTGGTTCGAAAGCCTCGATAGGGCACTTGAAACGGTCGAGAACCGCCTCCTGGAGCAATTGCACTGCACTCAGGTTGCCGAACGACTCCCCCAAAACTCCATCACCCTGTTGGCAGACCTCGGCGAGCAAAACAGGACTCGTTTGATGCCGCTGCTGGAGCGACGCCACTACAGCACCAACGATCTGCTGTGCCGCAAAGGTGATGCAGGGTCCGAACTCTTTTTGGTGGAGACGGGCCTTATCAGTGCAGGAATCGAGAGTTCGACAACAAGCAAACGGATCCGCTTCGCCACGTTCAGCTCAGGTGTATGCATCGGTGAAATTGCCTTCCTCAACAACCTGCCCCGCACCGCCGACCTCGTGGCGGATGAGGACAGCACCTGCCTTGTGCTACACCGCGACACCTTCGAACAGCTTCAGCACGAGGAGCCGGAAGTTGCGATCGACATCATCTTGGCCCTCCACCGCGACCTGGCACGCAAGGTGGATCGCGCCAATCAACAGCTCAGCCTTCTAGAGCAGCGATGA